In Primulina eburnea isolate SZY01 chromosome 3, ASM2296580v1, whole genome shotgun sequence, one DNA window encodes the following:
- the LOC140828212 gene encoding uncharacterized protein isoform X2 translates to MKGSSANNPTSTKCFSGFLRSFLCTGSLPTHPSDQLNIESNTTQIDCRNTEKSSESAANHVKQATASLKPGVVARLMGLESLPASPLPSRQKTLGSYFRSRSVNSIDFLSQFDPVKQACHRRHRRVRTSVSFREVPSSLFVLDDKFSVVFPLAEVDEAAACEEDQLQIVARKTSVIYEKRKMEKTARGKSRNGENFEERTVNKKLPAGRKMETREGRRSAVCAKSQKKEFNGKTSLNLRERRAVINKPAMDSRPTMKQVKKKKVHGVKKIHPEPTGRASHEICSNKHYSSAQRLTKNGEIRAISKSKTEKRSRNREWTKMLEKVFKLTQESADEIDCDWTYGQISKLEDFMDICGQFGGQILEVLLTQIVHELVLL, encoded by the exons ATGAAAGGTAGTTCAGCAAATAATCCTACTTCGACCAAATGCTTCTCCGGCTTTTTGCGCAGCTTTCTGTGCACCGGAAGCCTGCCGACACACCCGTCGGACCAGCTCAATATCGAATCGAACACGACGCAAATCGATTGTCGGAACACGGAAAAATCTTCAGAGTCTGCGGCTAATCATGTGAAACAAGCTACTGCATCGTTAAAACCAGGAGTCGTGGCAAGATTAATGGGGCTGGAATCGCTTCCAGCGAGCCCTTTGCCTTCGAGGCAGAAAACTCTGGGTTCTTACTTCAGAAGCAGGTCGGTGAATTCCATCGATTTTCTCTCGCAGTTTGATCCAGTAAAGCAAGCGTGTCACCGCCGGCACAGGAGGGTTAGAACTTCTGTTTCGTTCAGAGAAGTCCCTTCGAGTCTTTTCGTACTGGACGATAAATTTAGTGTAGTTTTCCCATTAGCCGAAGTAGATGAAGCTGCAGCATGCGAAGAAGATCAGCTGCAGATTGTAGCAAGAAAGACAAGCGTAATTTACGAGAAACGGAAAATGGAGAAGACGGCAAGAGGAAAATCAAGAAATGGTGAAAATTTTGAGGAGAGAACAGTAAACAAGAAGCTGCCTGCAGGTAGAAAAATGGAGACCCGGGAAGGGAGAAGATCAGCAGTTTGTGCCAAGTCTCAGAAGAAGGAATTTAATGGAAAAACAAGCTTAAATTTGAGGGAAAGAAGGGCAGTGATCAACAAACCAGCAATGGATTCTAGGCCAACTATGAAGCAAGTGAAGAAGAAAAAAGTGCACGGTGTCAAGAAAATACACCCTGAACCAACAGGAAGAG CGTCGCACGAAATATGTTCGAATAAACACTATTCGTCAGCCCAAAGGCTCACGAAGAATGGAGAAATCAGGGCAATCAGCAAGAGCAAAACTGAGAAGAGATCAAGAAATCGTGAGTGGACAAAAATGTTGGAAAAAGTTTTCAAGTTGACCCAAGAAAGTGCGGACGAGATCGATTGTGATTGGACGTACGGCCAGATTTCGAAGttggaagattttatggatATATGTGGCCAATTTGGGGGACAGATTCTTGAAGTGTTGTTGACTCAGATTGTACATGAATTAGTTCTACTTTAG
- the LOC140828212 gene encoding uncharacterized protein isoform X1 translates to MKGSSANNPTSTKCFSGFLRSFLCTGSLPTHPSDQLNIESNTTQIDCRNTEKSSESAANHVKQATASLKPGVVARLMGLESLPASPLPSRQKTLGSYFRSRSVNSIDFLSQFDPVKQACHRRHRRVRTSVSFREVPSSLFVLDDKFSVVFPLAEVDEAAACEEDQLQIVARKTSVIYEKRKMEKTARGKSRNGENFEERTVNKKLPAGRKMETREGRRSAVCAKSQKKEFNGKTSLNLRERRAVINKPAMDSRPTMKQVKKKKVHGVKKIHPEPTGREASHEICSNKHYSSAQRLTKNGEIRAISKSKTEKRSRNREWTKMLEKVFKLTQESADEIDCDWTYGQISKLEDFMDICGQFGGQILEVLLTQIVHELVLL, encoded by the exons ATGAAAGGTAGTTCAGCAAATAATCCTACTTCGACCAAATGCTTCTCCGGCTTTTTGCGCAGCTTTCTGTGCACCGGAAGCCTGCCGACACACCCGTCGGACCAGCTCAATATCGAATCGAACACGACGCAAATCGATTGTCGGAACACGGAAAAATCTTCAGAGTCTGCGGCTAATCATGTGAAACAAGCTACTGCATCGTTAAAACCAGGAGTCGTGGCAAGATTAATGGGGCTGGAATCGCTTCCAGCGAGCCCTTTGCCTTCGAGGCAGAAAACTCTGGGTTCTTACTTCAGAAGCAGGTCGGTGAATTCCATCGATTTTCTCTCGCAGTTTGATCCAGTAAAGCAAGCGTGTCACCGCCGGCACAGGAGGGTTAGAACTTCTGTTTCGTTCAGAGAAGTCCCTTCGAGTCTTTTCGTACTGGACGATAAATTTAGTGTAGTTTTCCCATTAGCCGAAGTAGATGAAGCTGCAGCATGCGAAGAAGATCAGCTGCAGATTGTAGCAAGAAAGACAAGCGTAATTTACGAGAAACGGAAAATGGAGAAGACGGCAAGAGGAAAATCAAGAAATGGTGAAAATTTTGAGGAGAGAACAGTAAACAAGAAGCTGCCTGCAGGTAGAAAAATGGAGACCCGGGAAGGGAGAAGATCAGCAGTTTGTGCCAAGTCTCAGAAGAAGGAATTTAATGGAAAAACAAGCTTAAATTTGAGGGAAAGAAGGGCAGTGATCAACAAACCAGCAATGGATTCTAGGCCAACTATGAAGCAAGTGAAGAAGAAAAAAGTGCACGGTGTCAAGAAAATACACCCTGAACCAACAGGAAGAG AAGCGTCGCACGAAATATGTTCGAATAAACACTATTCGTCAGCCCAAAGGCTCACGAAGAATGGAGAAATCAGGGCAATCAGCAAGAGCAAAACTGAGAAGAGATCAAGAAATCGTGAGTGGACAAAAATGTTGGAAAAAGTTTTCAAGTTGACCCAAGAAAGTGCGGACGAGATCGATTGTGATTGGACGTACGGCCAGATTTCGAAGttggaagattttatggatATATGTGGCCAATTTGGGGGACAGATTCTTGAAGTGTTGTTGACTCAGATTGTACATGAATTAGTTCTACTTTAG
- the LOC140826226 gene encoding selT-like protein isoform X2 has translation MDRTQLLLVGLPLFLFCSDIIQLFAPPPPKPAAHRHPSDSRPLIQQQPPPLEFPTQKDGGIGYGNTVSIDFCSSCSYRGTAVTMKNMLESQFPGMHVVLANYPPPLPKRLLSKVVPIVQFGAIGIIVAGEQIFPRLGFAAPPQWYYSMRANRFGSMASIWLLGNFLQSFLQSSGAFEVYCNGELVFSKLKESRFPGEMELKDLVGRRIANSRVMGSL, from the exons ATGGATCGAACTCAACTTCTTCTGGTGGGTCTACCCCTCTTCCTCTTCTGTTCCGACATCATCCAGCTCTTCGCTCCGCCGCCTCCTAAACCCGCCGCCCACCGCCACCCATCCGATTCACGGCCACTGATCCAACAGCAACCACCACCTCTCGAGTTCCCGACTCAG AAAGATGGTGGGATTGGTTACGGGAATACTGTAAGCATCGACTTTTGTTCTTCTTGCTCCTATAG AGGGACAGCAGTGACTATGAAGAACATGTTGGAAAGTCAGTTTCCTGGAATGCACGTTGTTCTTGCCAATTACCCGCCTCCTCTACCAAAACGCTTGTTGAGCAAAGTTGTACCGATTGTTCAATTTGGTGCAATTGGAATTATAGTGGCTGGAGAGCAAATATTCCCTCGTCTTGGATTTGCTGCACCCCCTCAATGGTACTATTCCATGCGAGCAAATAGATTTGGAAGTATGGCAAGCATTTGGCTACTTGGAAACTTCCTTCAATCCTTCCTGCAGAGTTCAGGTGCTTTTGAAGTGTATTGTAATGGTGAACTG GTGTTCTCAAAGCTAAAGGAGAGCAGGTTCCCTGGTGAAATGGAGCTGAAAGATCTTGTTGGCAGAAGGATTGCAAATTCCAGAGTGATGGGATCCCTATAA
- the LOC140826226 gene encoding selT-like protein isoform X1 yields MDRTQLLLVGLPLFLFCSDIIQLFAPPPPKPAAHRHPSDSRPLIQQQPPPLEFPTQVQKDGGIGYGNTVSIDFCSSCSYRGTAVTMKNMLESQFPGMHVVLANYPPPLPKRLLSKVVPIVQFGAIGIIVAGEQIFPRLGFAAPPQWYYSMRANRFGSMASIWLLGNFLQSFLQSSGAFEVYCNGELVFSKLKESRFPGEMELKDLVGRRIANSRVMGSL; encoded by the exons ATGGATCGAACTCAACTTCTTCTGGTGGGTCTACCCCTCTTCCTCTTCTGTTCCGACATCATCCAGCTCTTCGCTCCGCCGCCTCCTAAACCCGCCGCCCACCGCCACCCATCCGATTCACGGCCACTGATCCAACAGCAACCACCACCTCTCGAGTTCCCGACTCAGGTTCAA AAAGATGGTGGGATTGGTTACGGGAATACTGTAAGCATCGACTTTTGTTCTTCTTGCTCCTATAG AGGGACAGCAGTGACTATGAAGAACATGTTGGAAAGTCAGTTTCCTGGAATGCACGTTGTTCTTGCCAATTACCCGCCTCCTCTACCAAAACGCTTGTTGAGCAAAGTTGTACCGATTGTTCAATTTGGTGCAATTGGAATTATAGTGGCTGGAGAGCAAATATTCCCTCGTCTTGGATTTGCTGCACCCCCTCAATGGTACTATTCCATGCGAGCAAATAGATTTGGAAGTATGGCAAGCATTTGGCTACTTGGAAACTTCCTTCAATCCTTCCTGCAGAGTTCAGGTGCTTTTGAAGTGTATTGTAATGGTGAACTG GTGTTCTCAAAGCTAAAGGAGAGCAGGTTCCCTGGTGAAATGGAGCTGAAAGATCTTGTTGGCAGAAGGATTGCAAATTCCAGAGTGATGGGATCCCTATAA
- the LOC140826227 gene encoding phosphoinositide phosphatase SAC8 isoform X1 — protein METENRSKSTIHFKLWSEMELLEFADKFVIKSVESPDQGFSVSRSDGSIDKLQGIDPSEIPSKVSTIYGVAGTIRLLSGMHVLVITSKKEVGTYLGFPVFMVTSMKFLSCNEASRFLTSEEKSDEDYFMNLLKVVESIRGLYYSYETDITLNLQRRFKLAQGWMSKPIWKQGDPRFVWNWNVIEELIENKLDGFIIPLLQGSFQTGEMKLKYSPAVIKLISRRCTRRLGTRMWRRGANLEGDAANFIETEQVLEFEGYKSSFIQVRGSIPLLWEQIVDLSYKPRLNIISHEQKSKVVERHFNDLLQRYGGCVAVDLTDKQGDEGSLSAAYAEEMQKLPTVRYVSFEFHQACGNGRFDNIQLLYDEVSEDFEKQGYFLLDFEGKILAEQGGVIRSNCIDCLDRTNVTQSYLARKSLNLQLQRVGLLSSTDCISMFSEDFEIFKTLWVDQGDEISLEYSGTHALKRDLVRYGKQTMAGIIKDGMSAISRYYLNNFQDGVRQDAIDLISGRYTVNRNGRSPFQNKGFDSLSYLPVASALVIGGLTVTSITLNQAGRNAQHILSSIICAGVTAGLMSIIKSNGRQICSKPRLCGLL, from the exons ATGGAGACCGAGAATCGGTCAAAATCGACGATTCATTTCAAGCTGTGGAGCGAAATGGAGTTGCTAGAATTTGCGGATAAGTTCGTGATCAAATCTGTGGAATCTCCGGATCAAGGATTCTCGGTTAGTCGATCAGATGGAAGCATCGACAAGCTCCAAG GTATTGACCCATCTGAAATTCCTTCTAAAGTCTCAACTATATATGGGGTAGCCGGAACAATTAGGTTGCTTTCAG GTATGCATGTTCTAGTTATAACTTCAAAGAAGGAAGTGGGAACTTATCTCGGGTTTCCTGTTTTCATGGTTACATCAATGAAGTTCTTATCATGCAATGAGGCTTCAAGATTCTTAACTAGTGAAGAA AAAAGTGATGAGGATTACTTTATGAATCTTTTGAAAGTTGTGGAATCAATCAGAGGACTCTATTATTCTTATGAAACAGATATAACACTCAA CTTGCAGAGAAGGTTTAAACTGGCACAAGGATGGATGAGCAAACCAATTTGGAAGCAG GGAGATCCAAGATTTGTTTGGAATTGGAATGTAATAGAAGAACTTATCGAGAACAAG TTGGATGGATTTATCATCCCTCTATTACAAGGAA GCTTCCAGACTGGAGAGATGAAGCTGAAATATTCACCTGCtgttataaaattaatttcacGGAGGTGTACACGGCGACTag GGACGAGGATGTGGAGAAGAGGAGCCAATCTAGAAGGGGATGCTGCTAATTTCATAGAAACAGAGCAGGTGCTGGAATTTGAAGGTTATAAATCCTCATTTATACAG GTTCGGGGGTCAATTCCACTACTCTGGGAGCAGATTGTTGATTTGAGCTATAAACCACGACTCAACATTATCAGCCATGAGCAGAAG TCAAAAGTTGTGGAGCGTCATTTTAATGATCTATTGCAAAGATACGGAGGATGTGTTGCGGTTGATCTGACAGATAAG CAAGGTGATGAAGGCTCGTTAAGTGCAGCTTATGCAGAAGAAATGCAAAAGCTTCCTACTGTAAG ATatgtttcatttgagttccACCAAGCTTGTGGCAATGGGAGGTTCGATAATATACAACTTCTGTACGACGAAGTTTCAGAAGACTTTGAGAAGCAAGG ATACTTCCTTCTAGATTTTGAAGGGAAGATTCTGGCAGAACAAGGGGGAGTAATTAGGTCTAACTGCATTGATTGCCTTGACAGAACAAATGTTACACAG AGCTACCTTGCTCGGAAGTCTTTAAATCTTCAACTGCAGAGAGTTGGTttattatcatcaactgattgtATTTCAATGTTTAGTGAAGattttgaaatcttcaaaactT TATGGGTGGACCAGGGTGATGAGATAAGCCTCGAGTACTCTGGTACTCATGCACTGAAACGTGACCTTGTGAG ATACGGAAAGCAGACAATGGCAGGTATCATCAAAGATGGGATGAGTGCCATCTCAAGATATTATTTAAACAATTTTCAAGATGGAGTTCGACAG GATGCGATAGATCTTATTAGTGGCCGCTACACTGTGAACAGAAATGGTCGCTCCCCTTTCCAGAATAAAGGATTTGATTCGCTCTCG TATCTTCCAGTCGCATCAGCTTTAGTAATCGGAGGCTTGACGGTGACATCAATCACATTAAATCAAG CGGGACGAAATGCACAGCACATTCTATCTTCTATTATCTGTGCTGGTGTAACTGCTGGATTGATGTCAATAATTAAATCAAATGGAAGACAAATTTGTTCAAAGCCACGCTTGTGTGGTCTCTTGTAG
- the LOC140826227 gene encoding phosphoinositide phosphatase SAC8 isoform X2, which translates to METENRSKSTIHFKLWSEMELLEFADKFVIKSVESPDQGFSVSRSDGSIDKLQGIDPSEIPSKVSTIYGVAGTIRLLSGMHVLVITSKKEVGTYLGFPVFMVTSMKFLSCNEASRFLTSEEKSDEDYFMNLLKVVESIRGLYYSYETDITLNLQRRFKLAQGWMSKPIWKQGDPRFVWNWNVIEELIENKLDGFIIPLLQGSFQTGEMKLKYSPAVIKLISRRCTRRLGTRMWRRGANLEGDAANFIETEQVLEFEGYKSSFIQVRGSIPLLWEQIVDLSYKPRLNIISHEQKSKVVERHFNDLLQRYGGCVAVDLTDKQGDEGSLSAAYAEEMQKLPTVRYVSFEFHQACGNGRFDNIQLLYDEVSEDFEKQG; encoded by the exons ATGGAGACCGAGAATCGGTCAAAATCGACGATTCATTTCAAGCTGTGGAGCGAAATGGAGTTGCTAGAATTTGCGGATAAGTTCGTGATCAAATCTGTGGAATCTCCGGATCAAGGATTCTCGGTTAGTCGATCAGATGGAAGCATCGACAAGCTCCAAG GTATTGACCCATCTGAAATTCCTTCTAAAGTCTCAACTATATATGGGGTAGCCGGAACAATTAGGTTGCTTTCAG GTATGCATGTTCTAGTTATAACTTCAAAGAAGGAAGTGGGAACTTATCTCGGGTTTCCTGTTTTCATGGTTACATCAATGAAGTTCTTATCATGCAATGAGGCTTCAAGATTCTTAACTAGTGAAGAA AAAAGTGATGAGGATTACTTTATGAATCTTTTGAAAGTTGTGGAATCAATCAGAGGACTCTATTATTCTTATGAAACAGATATAACACTCAA CTTGCAGAGAAGGTTTAAACTGGCACAAGGATGGATGAGCAAACCAATTTGGAAGCAG GGAGATCCAAGATTTGTTTGGAATTGGAATGTAATAGAAGAACTTATCGAGAACAAG TTGGATGGATTTATCATCCCTCTATTACAAGGAA GCTTCCAGACTGGAGAGATGAAGCTGAAATATTCACCTGCtgttataaaattaatttcacGGAGGTGTACACGGCGACTag GGACGAGGATGTGGAGAAGAGGAGCCAATCTAGAAGGGGATGCTGCTAATTTCATAGAAACAGAGCAGGTGCTGGAATTTGAAGGTTATAAATCCTCATTTATACAG GTTCGGGGGTCAATTCCACTACTCTGGGAGCAGATTGTTGATTTGAGCTATAAACCACGACTCAACATTATCAGCCATGAGCAGAAG TCAAAAGTTGTGGAGCGTCATTTTAATGATCTATTGCAAAGATACGGAGGATGTGTTGCGGTTGATCTGACAGATAAG CAAGGTGATGAAGGCTCGTTAAGTGCAGCTTATGCAGAAGAAATGCAAAAGCTTCCTACTGTAAG ATatgtttcatttgagttccACCAAGCTTGTGGCAATGGGAGGTTCGATAATATACAACTTCTGTACGACGAAGTTTCAGAAGACTTTGAGAAGCAAGGGTGA
- the LOC140828213 gene encoding histone H4, with translation MSGRGKGGKGLGKGGAKRHRKVLRDNIQGITKPAIRRLARRGGVKRISGLIYEETRGVLKIFLENVIRDAVTYTEHARRKTVTAMDVVYALKRQGRTLYGFGG, from the coding sequence ATGTCAGGCCGTGGAAAAGGAGGCAAGGGATTGGGCAAGGGCGGAGCCAAGCGCCACCGCAAAGTTCTGAGGGACAACATCCAAGGCATCACGAAGCCGGCGATCCGGCGGCTGGCCCGACGTGGTGGAGTGAAGCGCATCAGCGGGCTGATCTACGAGGAGACTCGCGGTGTGCTCAAGATCTTCCTCGAGAACGTCATACGGGACGCCGTCACCTACACCGAGCACGCGCGGCGGAAGACAGTGACGGCGATGGACGTCGTCTACGCGCTCAAGAGACAGGGCCGAACACTGTACGGATTCGGCGGTTGA